The following are encoded in a window of Rhizobium leguminosarum genomic DNA:
- a CDS encoding BMP family ABC transporter substrate-binding protein, with translation MTKLTRRNLMTAAAATGLAGVLGSRLAFAADEPLGITLVIPSPVGDVGWGHALAAGLEPIKAAYGDKVKVTVLENIAEGPDADRIMNKTVADGNKFLIAGSFGYQNGALQIARRDPSVTVLHASGFQVAPNFSPFAAKYFQGTYLLGMAAAALSKTGKLGSVSAFAIPELITSINAFTLGAQAVKPDIEVSVVWVNSWFDPAKEQEAAKALIAQKCDVIFSNAQDTPSVISACEEAGVYAFNLNSSMKKYAPKTYLGCIATDWSPFFKASVDAHLAGTFKGANAFLGVADKVVEVVDWNPDIPADVMTKIKEIEVKIADGSFSPFTGPIAKADGSEAVASGATMADPEIIAMNWHVKGVSTPLPK, from the coding sequence ATGACCAAACTGACCCGCAGAAACCTGATGACGGCCGCTGCCGCCACCGGCCTTGCCGGTGTGCTCGGCAGCCGCCTTGCTTTCGCCGCCGACGAGCCGCTCGGCATCACGCTGGTAATCCCCTCGCCCGTCGGCGACGTTGGCTGGGGGCATGCGCTTGCCGCCGGTCTCGAGCCGATCAAGGCCGCTTACGGCGACAAGGTGAAGGTCACCGTGCTCGAGAATATCGCCGAAGGCCCGGACGCCGACCGCATCATGAACAAGACGGTCGCCGATGGAAACAAGTTCCTGATCGCCGGCTCTTTCGGCTATCAGAACGGCGCCTTGCAGATCGCCCGCCGCGATCCGAGCGTCACGGTCCTGCACGCCTCCGGCTTCCAGGTCGCTCCAAACTTTTCGCCCTTCGCCGCCAAATATTTCCAGGGCACCTATCTGCTCGGCATGGCTGCCGCAGCACTTTCCAAGACCGGCAAGCTCGGCTCTGTCTCCGCCTTTGCCATCCCCGAGCTCATTACCTCGATCAACGCCTTTACGCTCGGCGCCCAGGCCGTCAAACCCGATATCGAGGTCTCGGTGGTCTGGGTGAACTCATGGTTCGATCCGGCCAAGGAGCAGGAAGCCGCCAAGGCCCTGATCGCGCAGAAGTGCGACGTGATCTTCTCCAACGCCCAGGACACGCCGTCTGTCATCTCGGCCTGTGAGGAAGCCGGCGTCTACGCCTTCAACCTCAATTCCTCGATGAAGAAATATGCGCCGAAAACCTATCTCGGCTGCATCGCGACGGATTGGTCGCCGTTCTTCAAGGCTTCGGTCGATGCCCACCTTGCCGGTACCTTCAAGGGCGCCAATGCGTTCCTCGGCGTTGCCGACAAGGTCGTCGAAGTGGTCGACTGGAATCCTGATATTCCGGCTGACGTGATGACCAAGATCAAGGAGATCGAGGTAAAGATCGCCGACGGCAGCTTCTCGCCCTTCACCGGGCCGATCGCCAAGGCCGACGGCAGCGAAGCTGTCGCATCGGGTGCGACCATGGCCGACCCCGAGATCATCGCCATGAACTGGCACGTCAAGGGCGTGTCCACGCCGCTGCCGAAATAA